One window of the Cryptomeria japonica chromosome 7, Sugi_1.0, whole genome shotgun sequence genome contains the following:
- the LOC131030001 gene encoding inactive UDP-glycosyltransferase 79A6-like, whose amino-acid sequence MAEEKQRELRVVMIPWLVHGHITPFVELAKSLASNGLKIFFVSTPLNIRRIKPQICDAPGIELVELAMPSVEGLPPGVESTADAAKTGEAPLLIPLLRAAMDLLEKPFEALLRQLSPNVVIHDFAQHWVPPVANPIPAIFFFIMSITSFSFGVGQLEILPRNPTAQDLIVSPPGFPSQIIQRRLFEAERFLNLYQELADGLSISDRTKICLRESWAIAFNTCLELEGVYVEYLQRLMKQPVIPVGLLMPKLPSLPADDICLKWLDRQPAASVVVLSFGSEYVLTHQDLTAIAMGMLESSVSFLWVLPAGNDLLQGFQDQIGILLFKKNWSSIVLISVHHEVICNMVSRSGAIGEINDEEGVLFSWPHPLFRPWQWFLGGGSLSFLDKGLVVTKWAPQLHILNHPSTCAFVTHCRWNSMTEGLRFGVPLITLPMQYEQGLNAKLVQELKVGVEVRRNEEDGSFTKEDISKAIRVLMIEEEGSQIKSNVTKISSMLTSNNFEVTERNMRNFISMLRTLSK is encoded by the exons ATGGCGGAGGAAAAGCAGAGAGAGCTTCGTGTGGTCATGATTCCGTGGCTTGTCCACGGTCACATAACGCCCTTCGTTGAGCTTGCCAAAAGCCTGGCCAGTAATGGTCTTAAAATCTTCTTCGTCTCAACCCCGCTAAATATTAGACGAATTAAGCCGCAAATATGCGACGCACCGGGGATAGAGCTGGTCGAATTGGCCATGCCCTCCGTGGAAGGGCTACCACCAGGTGTAGAATCCACCGCAGATGCTGCCAAGACAGGAGAAGCTCCACTCCTAATACCTCTACTGAGAGCCGCCATGGACCTTTTGGAGAAGCCCTTCGAAGCGCTGTTACGACAGCTCTCTCCAAACGTGGTGATCCAcgattttgcacaacactgggttCCTCCTGTGGCCAATCCCATTCCCGCCATTTTCTTCTTCATAATGAGTATAACCAGCTTCAGCTTTGGGGTAGGCCAGCTGGAGATATTACCGAGAAACCCAACTGCCCAGGATCTGATCGTCTCGCCACCCGGATTCCCTTCACAGATTATTCAGCGCCGGTTATTTGAAGCTGAGAGGTTCCTGAACCTATATCAGGAGCTCGCAGATGGGCTTAGCATTTCCGACCGCACCAAAATCTGCTTAAGGGAGAGTTGGGCGATCGCATTCAATACGTGTTTGGAGTTGGAAGGCGTGTACGTGGAGTATTTGCAGAGGCTCATGAAGCAGCCAGTTATCCCTGTTGGATTACTCATGCCTAAACTCCCCTCACTCCCCGCTGATGATATTTGCTTGAAGTGGCTCGACAGGCAGCCAGCTGCTTCAGTGGTGGTCTTGTCTTTTGGCAGCGAGTACGTTCTAACCCACCAAGATCTCACCGCAATTGCAATGGGTATGCTGGAGAGCAGCGTGTCTTTCCTCTGGGTTCTGCCTGCCGGAAACGATTTGCTGCAAGGCTTCCAAGATCAGATAGGCATCCTCctcttcaaaaaaaatt GGTCATCTATA GTTCTAATAAGTGTGCATCACGAAGTAATATGTAATATGGTGAGCAGGAGCGGAGCAATTGGTGAGATAAATGATGAAGAGGGGGTTCTGTTTTCATGGCCCCATCCTTTGTTTCGTCCATGGCAGTGGTTTCTGGGTGGAGGATCACTTTCCTTTCTG GACAAGGGATTGGTAGTGACAAAGTGGGCTCCACAATTACATATTTTGAATCACCCTTCTACATGTGCCTTTGTCACTCATTGCAGGTGGAATTCAATGACAGAAGGATTAAGGTTTGGGGTGCCACTCATAACTCTCCCAATGCAATATGAGCAAGGGTTAAATGCAAAGCTTGTACAAGAGCTTAAGGTGGGAGTGGAAGTGAGAAGAAATGAAGAGGATGGCTCTTTTACTAAGGAGGATATTAGTAAAGCAATTAGAGTCTTAATGATAGAAGAAGAAGGGTCCCAAATCAAATCTAATGTCACAAAGATAAGTAGCATGTTAACAAGCAATAATTTCGAAGTTACTGAAAGGAATATGAGGAACTTCATTTCCATGCTTAGAACCTTGAGCAAATAA